The Mauremys reevesii isolate NIE-2019 linkage group 1, ASM1616193v1, whole genome shotgun sequence genome has a segment encoding these proteins:
- the BEND2 gene encoding BEN domain-containing protein 2 isoform X1, whose product MGPGAAVGRDAVCRTRPRPHCAAARIQNSLLLTSAKPLPFPTPHSGHTCLRGARLATRPSARDTPRSAMSAEDDYVSVRVEDDVEAVIIENSEIEDAENGLSTQGCVSVEQNAQVNSDDHYMTQLAYGEEGLSVLSEPVVSQMSHSTSVQRDGQNPEEMEYVFLHKRRRLTPSLVRNSMIRSRETEYEDGGSVIYEYEPDYECGSVVSEASYTGDQQKTLMEVLNYCQAMYDAIQKLDKKFDLLHRKVSEMQHTRMKPLLLKPRPIGFTYRSSNHLPHGKIRVQKPMERESSLHISPPGQGGHSPSMRVRLQKSHLQVNSAIKPVQQTLQLESQQPVLRQSPPLPTIVSTHSLHPPYTVANRIPDLPPQPSLVTTVMESTANVASSGVGSPMVSSVMPTPSETGLGRNTMMMNYRATPGSVNISKELPSSSVSINPSFEYVGDPKRNVKVLGNYLMKARQKTKPKYAARYLVRVLFPKETLLCSIMGVSARGRRTLDPNKVAAVREFLASHFPNYDLSEYGRDWKTCITNVNAMIRCLRCETKINPETTEGKEKPADTPDTSICVDLNYNGEDSDVNSQSSQKMTSSTTNRLQNTTWDKVSEVFHAPSSNKLQSLEPMEHLGSPWRNVQLPFSVIYVAKGKSRPELSARYLIRHLFTEDVLVKSNVYGNLERGMCPLDCNRINALRDFLQENYPSFDLKETGYDWKACVAAINSTIRSLRHDHKKAAIGVRKKVLATPPSSEKSPSQSPTSVKPYESDTINLTD is encoded by the exons ATGGGGCCAGGGGCCGCTGTCGGGCGGGACGCCGTTTGCCGGACGCGCCCCCGTCCCCACTGCGCAGCCGCGCGGATTCAAAACAGTTTGTTGCTCACGTCGGCGAAGCCGCTTCCGTTTCCAACGCCACATTCCGGCCACACCTGCCTGCGCGGAGCCCGGCTCGCCACCCGCCCGTCCGCCCGGGACACCCCCCGCAGCGCCATGTCCGCGGAGG ATGATTATGTTTCTGTGAGAGTTGAGGATGATGTTGAAGCTGTGATAATTGAAAATTCTGAAATAGAAGATGCAGAAAATGGACTGTCCACACAAGGCTGCGTGTCAGTGGAACAAAATGCTCAAGTAAACAGTGATGATCACTACATGACTCAACTTGCATATG GAGAGGAAGGTTTGTCAGTACTGAGTGAGCCAGTGGTGTCACAGATGAGCCATTCTACAAGCGTGCAAAGAGATGGTCAGAACCCAGAAGAAATGGAATATGTTTTTTTGCATAAAAGACGACGACTTACCCCCTCTCTGGTGAGAAATAGCATG ATAAGATCCAGGGAAACAGAATATGAAGATGGTGGAAGTGTCATTTATGAATATGAACCAGATTATGAATGT GGAAGTGTTGTATCTGAAGCGTCCTACACAGGAGATCAGCAGAAAACCCTTATGGAAGTCCTCAACTATTGTCAG GCCATGTATGATGCCATTCAGAAGTTGGATAAGAAATTTGATCTGCTTCATCGAAAGGTTTCAGAAATGCAGCACACCCGGATGAAGCCATTGCTCCTCAAACCT AGGCCCATTGGATTTACATACAGAAGTTCCAATCATTTACCCCATGGAAAAATTAGAGTACAGAAACCAATGGAAAGAGAGTCAAGTCTTCATATCTCTCCCCCGGGACAAGGAGGGCATAGCCCATCAATGAGGGTTAGGCTACAAAAGAGCCATCTCCAGGTCAACTCTGCAATAAAACCTGTTCAACAAACTCTTCAACTTGAATCACAACAACCTGTGCTTAGGCAAAGCCCACCCCTACCCACTATAGTCTCCACTCACTCACTGCATCCACCATACACAGTGGCTAACAGGATCCCTGACCTTCCTCCACAACCAAGTCTTGTAACCACGGTCATGGAAAGCACTGCCAATGTAGCATCTTCAGGGGTGGGTTCCCCAATGGTGTCGTCGGTGATGCCAACCCCATCTGAAACCGGTTTGGGGAGAAACACCATGATGATGAATTACAGGGCCACACCGGGAAGTGTGAATATTAGTAAAGAACTGCCATCTTCTTCTGTCTCTATCAATCCTAGTTTTG AATATGTTGGTGACCCAAAGAGAAATGTAAAGGTTCTTGGAAACTATTTGATGAAAGCCCGACAAAAGACCAAACCGAAGTACGCAGCACGTTACCTAGTCCGTGTCTTGTTCCCCAAGGAAACATTGTTGTGTAGCATTATGGGTGTCAGTGCCCGGGGGCGCAGAACGTTGGATCCTAACAAGGTTGCTGCGGTTAGAG AATTTCTTGCATCTCATTTCCCAAATTATGACCTGAGTGAATATGGAAGAGACTGGAAAACCTGTATCACAAACGTCAATGCCATGATCCGCTGCTTACGCTGTGAAACCAAAATAAACCCA GAGACTACTGAAGGGAAGGAGAAACCTGCTGACACTCCAGACACATCCATTTGTGTGGATTTAAACTATAATGGGGAAGACAGTGACGTCAATTCTCAATCCTCTCAGAAAATGACCAGCTCAACAACAAACAGACTTCAGAATACCACATGGGATAAAGTCTCTGAGGTGTTCCATGCACCTTCATCCAATAAACTACAGTCTTTGGAACCAATGG AACATCTTGGGAGTCCATGGCGCAATGTTCAGTTGCCCTTCTCAGTTATTTATGTAGCCAAGGGGAAGTCTCGGCCAGAGTTGTCAGCTCGCTATCTGATTCGCCATCTCTTCACAGAAGATGTATTGGTGAAGAGCAATGTGTATGGTAATCTGGAACGTGGCATGTGTCCACTGGACTGCAACAGGATCAATGCTCTCAGAG ACTTTCTTCAAGAGAACTACCCATCCTTTGATCTAAAGGAAACTGGATATGATTGGAAAGCATGTGTGGCTGCCATAAACAGTACAATCCGCAGTCTTAGACATGACCATAAGAAGGCTGCAATTGGAGTCCGAAAGAAAGTTTTGGCCACACCGCCATCAAGTGAAAAGAGTCCTTCGCAAAGCCCTACTTCAGTAAAGCCGTATGAAAGTGACACTATCAACCTTACAGACTAA
- the BEND2 gene encoding BEN domain-containing protein 2 isoform X2: MGPGAAVGRDAVCRTRPRPHCAAARIQNSLLLTSAKPLPFPTPHSGHTCLRGARLATRPSARDTPRSAMSAEDDYVSVRVEDDVEAVIIENSEIEDAENGLSTQGCVSVEQNAQVNSDDHYMTQLAYGEEGLSVLSEPVVSQMSHSTSVQRDGQNPEEMEYVFLHKRRRLTPSLIRSRETEYEDGGSVIYEYEPDYECGSVVSEASYTGDQQKTLMEVLNYCQAMYDAIQKLDKKFDLLHRKVSEMQHTRMKPLLLKPRPIGFTYRSSNHLPHGKIRVQKPMERESSLHISPPGQGGHSPSMRVRLQKSHLQVNSAIKPVQQTLQLESQQPVLRQSPPLPTIVSTHSLHPPYTVANRIPDLPPQPSLVTTVMESTANVASSGVGSPMVSSVMPTPSETGLGRNTMMMNYRATPGSVNISKELPSSSVSINPSFEYVGDPKRNVKVLGNYLMKARQKTKPKYAARYLVRVLFPKETLLCSIMGVSARGRRTLDPNKVAAVREFLASHFPNYDLSEYGRDWKTCITNVNAMIRCLRCETKINPETTEGKEKPADTPDTSICVDLNYNGEDSDVNSQSSQKMTSSTTNRLQNTTWDKVSEVFHAPSSNKLQSLEPMEHLGSPWRNVQLPFSVIYVAKGKSRPELSARYLIRHLFTEDVLVKSNVYGNLERGMCPLDCNRINALRDFLQENYPSFDLKETGYDWKACVAAINSTIRSLRHDHKKAAIGVRKKVLATPPSSEKSPSQSPTSVKPYESDTINLTD; this comes from the exons ATGGGGCCAGGGGCCGCTGTCGGGCGGGACGCCGTTTGCCGGACGCGCCCCCGTCCCCACTGCGCAGCCGCGCGGATTCAAAACAGTTTGTTGCTCACGTCGGCGAAGCCGCTTCCGTTTCCAACGCCACATTCCGGCCACACCTGCCTGCGCGGAGCCCGGCTCGCCACCCGCCCGTCCGCCCGGGACACCCCCCGCAGCGCCATGTCCGCGGAGG ATGATTATGTTTCTGTGAGAGTTGAGGATGATGTTGAAGCTGTGATAATTGAAAATTCTGAAATAGAAGATGCAGAAAATGGACTGTCCACACAAGGCTGCGTGTCAGTGGAACAAAATGCTCAAGTAAACAGTGATGATCACTACATGACTCAACTTGCATATG GAGAGGAAGGTTTGTCAGTACTGAGTGAGCCAGTGGTGTCACAGATGAGCCATTCTACAAGCGTGCAAAGAGATGGTCAGAACCCAGAAGAAATGGAATATGTTTTTTTGCATAAAAGACGACGACTTACCCCCTCTCTG ATAAGATCCAGGGAAACAGAATATGAAGATGGTGGAAGTGTCATTTATGAATATGAACCAGATTATGAATGT GGAAGTGTTGTATCTGAAGCGTCCTACACAGGAGATCAGCAGAAAACCCTTATGGAAGTCCTCAACTATTGTCAG GCCATGTATGATGCCATTCAGAAGTTGGATAAGAAATTTGATCTGCTTCATCGAAAGGTTTCAGAAATGCAGCACACCCGGATGAAGCCATTGCTCCTCAAACCT AGGCCCATTGGATTTACATACAGAAGTTCCAATCATTTACCCCATGGAAAAATTAGAGTACAGAAACCAATGGAAAGAGAGTCAAGTCTTCATATCTCTCCCCCGGGACAAGGAGGGCATAGCCCATCAATGAGGGTTAGGCTACAAAAGAGCCATCTCCAGGTCAACTCTGCAATAAAACCTGTTCAACAAACTCTTCAACTTGAATCACAACAACCTGTGCTTAGGCAAAGCCCACCCCTACCCACTATAGTCTCCACTCACTCACTGCATCCACCATACACAGTGGCTAACAGGATCCCTGACCTTCCTCCACAACCAAGTCTTGTAACCACGGTCATGGAAAGCACTGCCAATGTAGCATCTTCAGGGGTGGGTTCCCCAATGGTGTCGTCGGTGATGCCAACCCCATCTGAAACCGGTTTGGGGAGAAACACCATGATGATGAATTACAGGGCCACACCGGGAAGTGTGAATATTAGTAAAGAACTGCCATCTTCTTCTGTCTCTATCAATCCTAGTTTTG AATATGTTGGTGACCCAAAGAGAAATGTAAAGGTTCTTGGAAACTATTTGATGAAAGCCCGACAAAAGACCAAACCGAAGTACGCAGCACGTTACCTAGTCCGTGTCTTGTTCCCCAAGGAAACATTGTTGTGTAGCATTATGGGTGTCAGTGCCCGGGGGCGCAGAACGTTGGATCCTAACAAGGTTGCTGCGGTTAGAG AATTTCTTGCATCTCATTTCCCAAATTATGACCTGAGTGAATATGGAAGAGACTGGAAAACCTGTATCACAAACGTCAATGCCATGATCCGCTGCTTACGCTGTGAAACCAAAATAAACCCA GAGACTACTGAAGGGAAGGAGAAACCTGCTGACACTCCAGACACATCCATTTGTGTGGATTTAAACTATAATGGGGAAGACAGTGACGTCAATTCTCAATCCTCTCAGAAAATGACCAGCTCAACAACAAACAGACTTCAGAATACCACATGGGATAAAGTCTCTGAGGTGTTCCATGCACCTTCATCCAATAAACTACAGTCTTTGGAACCAATGG AACATCTTGGGAGTCCATGGCGCAATGTTCAGTTGCCCTTCTCAGTTATTTATGTAGCCAAGGGGAAGTCTCGGCCAGAGTTGTCAGCTCGCTATCTGATTCGCCATCTCTTCACAGAAGATGTATTGGTGAAGAGCAATGTGTATGGTAATCTGGAACGTGGCATGTGTCCACTGGACTGCAACAGGATCAATGCTCTCAGAG ACTTTCTTCAAGAGAACTACCCATCCTTTGATCTAAAGGAAACTGGATATGATTGGAAAGCATGTGTGGCTGCCATAAACAGTACAATCCGCAGTCTTAGACATGACCATAAGAAGGCTGCAATTGGAGTCCGAAAGAAAGTTTTGGCCACACCGCCATCAAGTGAAAAGAGTCCTTCGCAAAGCCCTACTTCAGTAAAGCCGTATGAAAGTGACACTATCAACCTTACAGACTAA
- the BEND2 gene encoding BEN domain-containing protein 2 isoform X3, whose product MGPGAAVGRDAVCRTRPRPHCAAARIQNSLLLTSAKPLPFPTPHSGHTCLRGARLATRPSARDTPRSAMSAEGEEGLSVLSEPVVSQMSHSTSVQRDGQNPEEMEYVFLHKRRRLTPSLVRNSMIRSRETEYEDGGSVIYEYEPDYECGSVVSEASYTGDQQKTLMEVLNYCQAMYDAIQKLDKKFDLLHRKVSEMQHTRMKPLLLKPRPIGFTYRSSNHLPHGKIRVQKPMERESSLHISPPGQGGHSPSMRVRLQKSHLQVNSAIKPVQQTLQLESQQPVLRQSPPLPTIVSTHSLHPPYTVANRIPDLPPQPSLVTTVMESTANVASSGVGSPMVSSVMPTPSETGLGRNTMMMNYRATPGSVNISKELPSSSVSINPSFEYVGDPKRNVKVLGNYLMKARQKTKPKYAARYLVRVLFPKETLLCSIMGVSARGRRTLDPNKVAAVREFLASHFPNYDLSEYGRDWKTCITNVNAMIRCLRCETKINPETTEGKEKPADTPDTSICVDLNYNGEDSDVNSQSSQKMTSSTTNRLQNTTWDKVSEVFHAPSSNKLQSLEPMEHLGSPWRNVQLPFSVIYVAKGKSRPELSARYLIRHLFTEDVLVKSNVYGNLERGMCPLDCNRINALRDFLQENYPSFDLKETGYDWKACVAAINSTIRSLRHDHKKAAIGVRKKVLATPPSSEKSPSQSPTSVKPYESDTINLTD is encoded by the exons ATGGGGCCAGGGGCCGCTGTCGGGCGGGACGCCGTTTGCCGGACGCGCCCCCGTCCCCACTGCGCAGCCGCGCGGATTCAAAACAGTTTGTTGCTCACGTCGGCGAAGCCGCTTCCGTTTCCAACGCCACATTCCGGCCACACCTGCCTGCGCGGAGCCCGGCTCGCCACCCGCCCGTCCGCCCGGGACACCCCCCGCAGCGCCATGTCCGCGGAGG GAGAGGAAGGTTTGTCAGTACTGAGTGAGCCAGTGGTGTCACAGATGAGCCATTCTACAAGCGTGCAAAGAGATGGTCAGAACCCAGAAGAAATGGAATATGTTTTTTTGCATAAAAGACGACGACTTACCCCCTCTCTGGTGAGAAATAGCATG ATAAGATCCAGGGAAACAGAATATGAAGATGGTGGAAGTGTCATTTATGAATATGAACCAGATTATGAATGT GGAAGTGTTGTATCTGAAGCGTCCTACACAGGAGATCAGCAGAAAACCCTTATGGAAGTCCTCAACTATTGTCAG GCCATGTATGATGCCATTCAGAAGTTGGATAAGAAATTTGATCTGCTTCATCGAAAGGTTTCAGAAATGCAGCACACCCGGATGAAGCCATTGCTCCTCAAACCT AGGCCCATTGGATTTACATACAGAAGTTCCAATCATTTACCCCATGGAAAAATTAGAGTACAGAAACCAATGGAAAGAGAGTCAAGTCTTCATATCTCTCCCCCGGGACAAGGAGGGCATAGCCCATCAATGAGGGTTAGGCTACAAAAGAGCCATCTCCAGGTCAACTCTGCAATAAAACCTGTTCAACAAACTCTTCAACTTGAATCACAACAACCTGTGCTTAGGCAAAGCCCACCCCTACCCACTATAGTCTCCACTCACTCACTGCATCCACCATACACAGTGGCTAACAGGATCCCTGACCTTCCTCCACAACCAAGTCTTGTAACCACGGTCATGGAAAGCACTGCCAATGTAGCATCTTCAGGGGTGGGTTCCCCAATGGTGTCGTCGGTGATGCCAACCCCATCTGAAACCGGTTTGGGGAGAAACACCATGATGATGAATTACAGGGCCACACCGGGAAGTGTGAATATTAGTAAAGAACTGCCATCTTCTTCTGTCTCTATCAATCCTAGTTTTG AATATGTTGGTGACCCAAAGAGAAATGTAAAGGTTCTTGGAAACTATTTGATGAAAGCCCGACAAAAGACCAAACCGAAGTACGCAGCACGTTACCTAGTCCGTGTCTTGTTCCCCAAGGAAACATTGTTGTGTAGCATTATGGGTGTCAGTGCCCGGGGGCGCAGAACGTTGGATCCTAACAAGGTTGCTGCGGTTAGAG AATTTCTTGCATCTCATTTCCCAAATTATGACCTGAGTGAATATGGAAGAGACTGGAAAACCTGTATCACAAACGTCAATGCCATGATCCGCTGCTTACGCTGTGAAACCAAAATAAACCCA GAGACTACTGAAGGGAAGGAGAAACCTGCTGACACTCCAGACACATCCATTTGTGTGGATTTAAACTATAATGGGGAAGACAGTGACGTCAATTCTCAATCCTCTCAGAAAATGACCAGCTCAACAACAAACAGACTTCAGAATACCACATGGGATAAAGTCTCTGAGGTGTTCCATGCACCTTCATCCAATAAACTACAGTCTTTGGAACCAATGG AACATCTTGGGAGTCCATGGCGCAATGTTCAGTTGCCCTTCTCAGTTATTTATGTAGCCAAGGGGAAGTCTCGGCCAGAGTTGTCAGCTCGCTATCTGATTCGCCATCTCTTCACAGAAGATGTATTGGTGAAGAGCAATGTGTATGGTAATCTGGAACGTGGCATGTGTCCACTGGACTGCAACAGGATCAATGCTCTCAGAG ACTTTCTTCAAGAGAACTACCCATCCTTTGATCTAAAGGAAACTGGATATGATTGGAAAGCATGTGTGGCTGCCATAAACAGTACAATCCGCAGTCTTAGACATGACCATAAGAAGGCTGCAATTGGAGTCCGAAAGAAAGTTTTGGCCACACCGCCATCAAGTGAAAAGAGTCCTTCGCAAAGCCCTACTTCAGTAAAGCCGTATGAAAGTGACACTATCAACCTTACAGACTAA
- the BEND2 gene encoding BEN domain-containing protein 2 isoform X4 — MAPLPPPPPQGVAGPGDDYVSVRVEDDVEAVIIENSEIEDAENGLSTQGCVSVEQNAQVNSDDHYMTQLAYGEEGLSVLSEPVVSQMSHSTSVQRDGQNPEEMEYVFLHKRRRLTPSLVRNSMIRSRETEYEDGGSVIYEYEPDYECGSVVSEASYTGDQQKTLMEVLNYCQAMYDAIQKLDKKFDLLHRKVSEMQHTRMKPLLLKPRPIGFTYRSSNHLPHGKIRVQKPMERESSLHISPPGQGGHSPSMRVRLQKSHLQVNSAIKPVQQTLQLESQQPVLRQSPPLPTIVSTHSLHPPYTVANRIPDLPPQPSLVTTVMESTANVASSGVGSPMVSSVMPTPSETGLGRNTMMMNYRATPGSVNISKELPSSSVSINPSFEYVGDPKRNVKVLGNYLMKARQKTKPKYAARYLVRVLFPKETLLCSIMGVSARGRRTLDPNKVAAVREFLASHFPNYDLSEYGRDWKTCITNVNAMIRCLRCETKINPETTEGKEKPADTPDTSICVDLNYNGEDSDVNSQSSQKMTSSTTNRLQNTTWDKVSEVFHAPSSNKLQSLEPMEHLGSPWRNVQLPFSVIYVAKGKSRPELSARYLIRHLFTEDVLVKSNVYGNLERGMCPLDCNRINALRDFLQENYPSFDLKETGYDWKACVAAINSTIRSLRHDHKKAAIGVRKKVLATPPSSEKSPSQSPTSVKPYESDTINLTD; from the exons AtggcgcccctccccccgccgccgccgcaggGAGTCGCCGGGCCAGGAG ATGATTATGTTTCTGTGAGAGTTGAGGATGATGTTGAAGCTGTGATAATTGAAAATTCTGAAATAGAAGATGCAGAAAATGGACTGTCCACACAAGGCTGCGTGTCAGTGGAACAAAATGCTCAAGTAAACAGTGATGATCACTACATGACTCAACTTGCATATG GAGAGGAAGGTTTGTCAGTACTGAGTGAGCCAGTGGTGTCACAGATGAGCCATTCTACAAGCGTGCAAAGAGATGGTCAGAACCCAGAAGAAATGGAATATGTTTTTTTGCATAAAAGACGACGACTTACCCCCTCTCTGGTGAGAAATAGCATG ATAAGATCCAGGGAAACAGAATATGAAGATGGTGGAAGTGTCATTTATGAATATGAACCAGATTATGAATGT GGAAGTGTTGTATCTGAAGCGTCCTACACAGGAGATCAGCAGAAAACCCTTATGGAAGTCCTCAACTATTGTCAG GCCATGTATGATGCCATTCAGAAGTTGGATAAGAAATTTGATCTGCTTCATCGAAAGGTTTCAGAAATGCAGCACACCCGGATGAAGCCATTGCTCCTCAAACCT AGGCCCATTGGATTTACATACAGAAGTTCCAATCATTTACCCCATGGAAAAATTAGAGTACAGAAACCAATGGAAAGAGAGTCAAGTCTTCATATCTCTCCCCCGGGACAAGGAGGGCATAGCCCATCAATGAGGGTTAGGCTACAAAAGAGCCATCTCCAGGTCAACTCTGCAATAAAACCTGTTCAACAAACTCTTCAACTTGAATCACAACAACCTGTGCTTAGGCAAAGCCCACCCCTACCCACTATAGTCTCCACTCACTCACTGCATCCACCATACACAGTGGCTAACAGGATCCCTGACCTTCCTCCACAACCAAGTCTTGTAACCACGGTCATGGAAAGCACTGCCAATGTAGCATCTTCAGGGGTGGGTTCCCCAATGGTGTCGTCGGTGATGCCAACCCCATCTGAAACCGGTTTGGGGAGAAACACCATGATGATGAATTACAGGGCCACACCGGGAAGTGTGAATATTAGTAAAGAACTGCCATCTTCTTCTGTCTCTATCAATCCTAGTTTTG AATATGTTGGTGACCCAAAGAGAAATGTAAAGGTTCTTGGAAACTATTTGATGAAAGCCCGACAAAAGACCAAACCGAAGTACGCAGCACGTTACCTAGTCCGTGTCTTGTTCCCCAAGGAAACATTGTTGTGTAGCATTATGGGTGTCAGTGCCCGGGGGCGCAGAACGTTGGATCCTAACAAGGTTGCTGCGGTTAGAG AATTTCTTGCATCTCATTTCCCAAATTATGACCTGAGTGAATATGGAAGAGACTGGAAAACCTGTATCACAAACGTCAATGCCATGATCCGCTGCTTACGCTGTGAAACCAAAATAAACCCA GAGACTACTGAAGGGAAGGAGAAACCTGCTGACACTCCAGACACATCCATTTGTGTGGATTTAAACTATAATGGGGAAGACAGTGACGTCAATTCTCAATCCTCTCAGAAAATGACCAGCTCAACAACAAACAGACTTCAGAATACCACATGGGATAAAGTCTCTGAGGTGTTCCATGCACCTTCATCCAATAAACTACAGTCTTTGGAACCAATGG AACATCTTGGGAGTCCATGGCGCAATGTTCAGTTGCCCTTCTCAGTTATTTATGTAGCCAAGGGGAAGTCTCGGCCAGAGTTGTCAGCTCGCTATCTGATTCGCCATCTCTTCACAGAAGATGTATTGGTGAAGAGCAATGTGTATGGTAATCTGGAACGTGGCATGTGTCCACTGGACTGCAACAGGATCAATGCTCTCAGAG ACTTTCTTCAAGAGAACTACCCATCCTTTGATCTAAAGGAAACTGGATATGATTGGAAAGCATGTGTGGCTGCCATAAACAGTACAATCCGCAGTCTTAGACATGACCATAAGAAGGCTGCAATTGGAGTCCGAAAGAAAGTTTTGGCCACACCGCCATCAAGTGAAAAGAGTCCTTCGCAAAGCCCTACTTCAGTAAAGCCGTATGAAAGTGACACTATCAACCTTACAGACTAA
- the BEND2 gene encoding BEN domain-containing protein 2 isoform X5, whose translation MLCIESDDYVSVRVEDDVEAVIIENSEIEDAENGLSTQGCVSVEQNAQVNSDDHYMTQLAYGEEGLSVLSEPVVSQMSHSTSVQRDGQNPEEMEYVFLHKRRRLTPSLVRNSMIRSRETEYEDGGSVIYEYEPDYECGSVVSEASYTGDQQKTLMEVLNYCQAMYDAIQKLDKKFDLLHRKVSEMQHTRMKPLLLKPRPIGFTYRSSNHLPHGKIRVQKPMERESSLHISPPGQGGHSPSMRVRLQKSHLQVNSAIKPVQQTLQLESQQPVLRQSPPLPTIVSTHSLHPPYTVANRIPDLPPQPSLVTTVMESTANVASSGVGSPMVSSVMPTPSETGLGRNTMMMNYRATPGSVNISKELPSSSVSINPSFEYVGDPKRNVKVLGNYLMKARQKTKPKYAARYLVRVLFPKETLLCSIMGVSARGRRTLDPNKVAAVREFLASHFPNYDLSEYGRDWKTCITNVNAMIRCLRCETKINPETTEGKEKPADTPDTSICVDLNYNGEDSDVNSQSSQKMTSSTTNRLQNTTWDKVSEVFHAPSSNKLQSLEPMEHLGSPWRNVQLPFSVIYVAKGKSRPELSARYLIRHLFTEDVLVKSNVYGNLERGMCPLDCNRINALRDFLQENYPSFDLKETGYDWKACVAAINSTIRSLRHDHKKAAIGVRKKVLATPPSSEKSPSQSPTSVKPYESDTINLTD comes from the exons ATGTTATGCATTGAATCAG ATGATTATGTTTCTGTGAGAGTTGAGGATGATGTTGAAGCTGTGATAATTGAAAATTCTGAAATAGAAGATGCAGAAAATGGACTGTCCACACAAGGCTGCGTGTCAGTGGAACAAAATGCTCAAGTAAACAGTGATGATCACTACATGACTCAACTTGCATATG GAGAGGAAGGTTTGTCAGTACTGAGTGAGCCAGTGGTGTCACAGATGAGCCATTCTACAAGCGTGCAAAGAGATGGTCAGAACCCAGAAGAAATGGAATATGTTTTTTTGCATAAAAGACGACGACTTACCCCCTCTCTGGTGAGAAATAGCATG ATAAGATCCAGGGAAACAGAATATGAAGATGGTGGAAGTGTCATTTATGAATATGAACCAGATTATGAATGT GGAAGTGTTGTATCTGAAGCGTCCTACACAGGAGATCAGCAGAAAACCCTTATGGAAGTCCTCAACTATTGTCAG GCCATGTATGATGCCATTCAGAAGTTGGATAAGAAATTTGATCTGCTTCATCGAAAGGTTTCAGAAATGCAGCACACCCGGATGAAGCCATTGCTCCTCAAACCT AGGCCCATTGGATTTACATACAGAAGTTCCAATCATTTACCCCATGGAAAAATTAGAGTACAGAAACCAATGGAAAGAGAGTCAAGTCTTCATATCTCTCCCCCGGGACAAGGAGGGCATAGCCCATCAATGAGGGTTAGGCTACAAAAGAGCCATCTCCAGGTCAACTCTGCAATAAAACCTGTTCAACAAACTCTTCAACTTGAATCACAACAACCTGTGCTTAGGCAAAGCCCACCCCTACCCACTATAGTCTCCACTCACTCACTGCATCCACCATACACAGTGGCTAACAGGATCCCTGACCTTCCTCCACAACCAAGTCTTGTAACCACGGTCATGGAAAGCACTGCCAATGTAGCATCTTCAGGGGTGGGTTCCCCAATGGTGTCGTCGGTGATGCCAACCCCATCTGAAACCGGTTTGGGGAGAAACACCATGATGATGAATTACAGGGCCACACCGGGAAGTGTGAATATTAGTAAAGAACTGCCATCTTCTTCTGTCTCTATCAATCCTAGTTTTG AATATGTTGGTGACCCAAAGAGAAATGTAAAGGTTCTTGGAAACTATTTGATGAAAGCCCGACAAAAGACCAAACCGAAGTACGCAGCACGTTACCTAGTCCGTGTCTTGTTCCCCAAGGAAACATTGTTGTGTAGCATTATGGGTGTCAGTGCCCGGGGGCGCAGAACGTTGGATCCTAACAAGGTTGCTGCGGTTAGAG AATTTCTTGCATCTCATTTCCCAAATTATGACCTGAGTGAATATGGAAGAGACTGGAAAACCTGTATCACAAACGTCAATGCCATGATCCGCTGCTTACGCTGTGAAACCAAAATAAACCCA GAGACTACTGAAGGGAAGGAGAAACCTGCTGACACTCCAGACACATCCATTTGTGTGGATTTAAACTATAATGGGGAAGACAGTGACGTCAATTCTCAATCCTCTCAGAAAATGACCAGCTCAACAACAAACAGACTTCAGAATACCACATGGGATAAAGTCTCTGAGGTGTTCCATGCACCTTCATCCAATAAACTACAGTCTTTGGAACCAATGG AACATCTTGGGAGTCCATGGCGCAATGTTCAGTTGCCCTTCTCAGTTATTTATGTAGCCAAGGGGAAGTCTCGGCCAGAGTTGTCAGCTCGCTATCTGATTCGCCATCTCTTCACAGAAGATGTATTGGTGAAGAGCAATGTGTATGGTAATCTGGAACGTGGCATGTGTCCACTGGACTGCAACAGGATCAATGCTCTCAGAG ACTTTCTTCAAGAGAACTACCCATCCTTTGATCTAAAGGAAACTGGATATGATTGGAAAGCATGTGTGGCTGCCATAAACAGTACAATCCGCAGTCTTAGACATGACCATAAGAAGGCTGCAATTGGAGTCCGAAAGAAAGTTTTGGCCACACCGCCATCAAGTGAAAAGAGTCCTTCGCAAAGCCCTACTTCAGTAAAGCCGTATGAAAGTGACACTATCAACCTTACAGACTAA